A section of the Paracoccaceae bacterium genome encodes:
- a CDS encoding gfo/Idh/MocA family oxidoreductase — MAKLNWGMIGGGKGSQIGPAHRLGSGLDGDFGFVAGALGHNPDAGRAYSQSLGIAPDRAYGDWREMLAGESARDDRIDLVTVATPNATHFEITREFLAAGFNVLCEKPMTMTVDEGEEIVRIAQQSGRICAVNYGYTGYSLVRHMRAMVARGDLGAVRVVVAEFAHGHHADAADADNPRVRWRYDPAQAGVSAQFADCGIHALHMASFVTGQEVAKLSADFASTIPSRTLEDDAMVNFRMDGGAVGRLWTSSVAVGRMHGLTIQVFGEKGGLRWAQEQPNQLIWTPTGGRNQIIERGEAGLSPEADRSSRVTIGHAEGMPLAFANIYTDLAEAIRAQKDGRAPDPAADLYPRAEDGLRSMAAVHQAVASARDGGAWVDARPPMFRD, encoded by the coding sequence ATGGCAAAACTGAACTGGGGCATGATCGGTGGTGGCAAAGGCAGCCAAATCGGCCCGGCGCACCGTCTGGGAAGCGGGTTGGACGGCGACTTCGGCTTCGTCGCCGGTGCGTTGGGCCACAACCCGGACGCAGGCCGCGCCTATTCGCAATCGCTGGGCATCGCGCCGGACCGTGCCTATGGCGATTGGCGCGAGATGCTGGCCGGTGAAAGCGCGCGGGACGACCGGATCGATCTGGTCACCGTGGCGACGCCCAACGCCACGCATTTCGAGATTACGCGCGAATTCCTTGCCGCCGGGTTCAACGTGCTGTGTGAAAAGCCGATGACCATGACGGTGGACGAGGGCGAAGAGATTGTGCGCATCGCGCAGCAATCGGGTCGAATCTGCGCCGTAAACTATGGCTATACCGGCTATTCACTGGTCCGCCACATGCGCGCCATGGTCGCGCGGGGCGATCTTGGCGCGGTGCGTGTCGTCGTCGCCGAATTCGCCCATGGCCACCACGCCGATGCGGCGGACGCGGATAATCCGCGCGTCCGCTGGCGCTACGATCCGGCGCAGGCGGGAGTCTCGGCGCAATTCGCGGACTGCGGCATTCACGCGCTGCACATGGCGAGTTTCGTGACCGGGCAGGAGGTTGCGAAGCTCAGCGCCGACTTCGCCAGCACGATCCCAAGCCGCACGCTGGAAGACGACGCGATGGTGAATTTCCGCATGGACGGCGGTGCTGTCGGACGCCTGTGGACCTCATCCGTCGCAGTTGGGCGCATGCACGGGCTGACGATCCAGGTCTTCGGCGAAAAGGGCGGGCTGCGCTGGGCGCAGGAACAGCCCAATCAGCTGATCTGGACCCCGACTGGCGGGCGCAACCAGATCATCGAACGTGGCGAGGCAGGCTTGTCCCCCGAAGCCGACCGATCAAGCCGGGTGACCATCGGCCACGCCGAGGGGATGCCGCTGGCCTTCGCCAACATCTACACTGACCTGGCCGAGGCGATCCGCGCCCAGAAAGACGGGCGCGCGCCTGATCCGGCGGCAGACCTGTACCCGCGTGCCGAAGATGGCCTGCGATCCATGGCTGCGGTGCATCAGGCCGTGGCCTCGGCGCGGGACGGCGGTGCCTGGGTTGATGCGCGCCCGCCGATGTTCCGGGACTGA
- a CDS encoding gfo/Idh/MocA family oxidoreductase: MAEIGIGIVGGGYMGKAHSAAFASVGTIFETRLKPRLAAICGSGPGSSARYAKAYGFARGAADWADLVNDPSVEAVVIASPQSTHRDIAEAALALGKPVLCEKPMGLHVEDARAMVAAADKAGVANQVAYNYARTPATQYARQLIADGALGQITHFRGEHTEDFHNDTGIAAWRYSGEANGCLGDLAPHAINAALALMGPIAELNAVMETVHPTRGGIPVTNDDQVQMMVRFASGVGGHITASRVATGRKMGYAYEVFGTEGAIRFDQEDQNALWLYHADAPPEQRGFRKILTGPAHPDYLPFCKGPGHGTGYQDQIIIEAHDFLRAIDTGQAIWPTFRAGLEVQQVVAATRASHASRSWQTVSDF, from the coding sequence ATGGCCGAAATCGGCATAGGTATCGTGGGCGGTGGCTATATGGGCAAGGCCCATTCGGCTGCATTTGCCAGTGTCGGCACCATCTTCGAGACCCGCCTGAAGCCGCGACTTGCCGCGATCTGCGGCTCTGGCCCGGGCAGCAGCGCACGCTATGCCAAAGCCTATGGATTCGCGCGCGGTGCGGCGGATTGGGCCGATCTGGTGAATGATCCTTCGGTCGAAGCGGTGGTCATCGCCTCACCGCAAAGCACCCATCGTGACATCGCCGAGGCTGCGCTGGCCCTTGGCAAACCTGTTCTGTGCGAAAAGCCGATGGGCCTGCACGTTGAAGATGCCCGCGCAATGGTGGCCGCCGCCGACAAGGCCGGGGTCGCCAACCAGGTCGCTTATAACTACGCCCGCACGCCGGCGACGCAATACGCGCGCCAGCTTATCGCGGATGGCGCACTGGGGCAGATCACCCATTTTCGCGGCGAACACACCGAAGATTTTCACAACGACACCGGCATCGCCGCCTGGCGATACTCGGGCGAGGCGAACGGGTGTCTTGGCGATCTGGCGCCCCACGCAATCAACGCCGCACTGGCCCTGATGGGACCGATTGCCGAGCTGAACGCGGTGATGGAAACGGTGCATCCAACGCGCGGCGGCATCCCGGTGACGAATGACGATCAGGTACAAATGATGGTGCGTTTTGCCAGTGGCGTCGGCGGTCACATCACCGCCAGCCGGGTCGCGACCGGGCGCAAGATGGGCTATGCCTATGAGGTGTTTGGAACCGAGGGCGCGATCCGCTTTGATCAGGAAGATCAGAACGCATTGTGGCTGTACCACGCCGATGCGCCGCCCGAACAACGCGGGTTCCGCAAGATCCTGACCGGCCCGGCGCACCCGGATTACCTGCCGTTCTGCAAGGGGCCGGGGCATGGCACCGGTTATCAGGATCAGATCATAATCGAGGCGCATGACTTTCTGCGTGCCATCGACACCGGGCAGGCGATTTGGCCCACGTTCCGGGCTGGTCTGGAAGTTCAACAGGTCGTCGCGGCAACCCGTGCGTCACATGCATCACGAAGCTGGCAAACCGTCAGCGATTTTTAG
- a CDS encoding phytanoyl-CoA dioxygenase, whose amino-acid sequence MKTYTAATADPVEICDELMNGAGAVKLKGLFSDADIAEARQIIMEYSDADAVKVTHFQGAAADDGKLNLQRRVWNLLAKGDVFSRMAEEPTVMKILSRFLGNEFIMGSIAANRILPGGPGQEPHVDFPYWDFHKPDSHPMGLNASFPMNAQISIILDPFTDESGATAYLPGTQKDLRYPTPEEQADFYKNCARMTGEPGDTVLFFGAAWHCAMPNNSDHERNAVLINYVPKFVAPLEDMPGALAQSFMDAASPQMRQLLGLNYKYPEVLDTADAVNAEGRK is encoded by the coding sequence ATGAAGACCTATACCGCCGCAACCGCCGATCCGGTTGAGATCTGTGATGAGTTGATGAACGGCGCCGGAGCGGTGAAACTGAAAGGCCTGTTTTCAGACGCCGACATCGCCGAGGCGCGCCAGATCATCATGGAGTATTCCGATGCGGATGCGGTGAAGGTCACGCATTTTCAGGGGGCAGCAGCAGATGACGGCAAACTGAACCTGCAACGCCGGGTCTGGAACCTGCTGGCCAAGGGCGATGTCTTTTCCCGCATGGCCGAAGAACCAACCGTGATGAAGATCCTGTCGCGGTTTCTGGGGAACGAATTCATCATGGGCTCGATCGCGGCAAACCGTATCCTGCCGGGTGGGCCGGGGCAGGAACCCCATGTGGACTTCCCCTATTGGGACTTTCACAAACCAGATTCGCACCCGATGGGGTTGAACGCGTCCTTCCCGATGAACGCGCAGATCTCGATCATTTTGGACCCGTTCACCGACGAAAGCGGCGCGACGGCCTATTTGCCCGGCACGCAAAAAGACCTGCGTTATCCGACCCCGGAGGAACAGGCGGATTTCTACAAGAATTGCGCCCGGATGACCGGGGAACCGGGCGACACGGTGCTGTTTTTCGGGGCCGCCTGGCATTGCGCGATGCCCAATAACTCGGATCACGAACGCAATGCGGTGCTGATCAACTATGTCCCGAAATTCGTCGCCCCGCTGGAAGATATGCCCGGCGCCTTGGCGCAAAGCTTCATGGATGCTGCCAGCCCGCAGATGCGGCAATTGCTGGGTCTGAACTATAAATACCCCGAGGTTCTGGACACCGCAGACGCTGTGAACGCCGAGGGCCGCAAGTGA
- a CDS encoding sugar kinase, with product MGRPPRQKFRIGLHGKKNHRSGPKTEFFNTIGTDPMSDRIADFIRAEGIRDDLVIRSAAHMPGLYAISTDAAGERSFAYWRDSSAARSLFQPRIGPEFDQLATFDALCLSAITLAILPPDIRTTLLDWLSGYRANGGLVIFDSNFRPRLWEDAATAREVIQRAWAITDIGLPSVDDEMAIFGDADPDAVHARLNSYGLKLGALKRGEEGPLSLGGQQYDQIYPPAETIVDTTAAGDSFNGGYLAAWASGASEAEVLLAGHMCARKVVGLRGAFG from the coding sequence TTGGGCCGACCCCCGCGCCAAAAATTTAGGATCGGGCTGCATGGAAAGAAAAATCATCGTTCAGGCCCTAAAACGGAGTTTTTCAACACAATCGGCACTGATCCGATGTCCGACCGGATCGCCGACTTCATCCGGGCAGAGGGGATCCGCGACGATCTGGTGATCCGCAGTGCAGCGCATATGCCGGGGCTTTATGCAATCTCGACCGACGCGGCGGGCGAGCGCAGCTTTGCCTATTGGCGCGATTCATCTGCTGCGCGCAGCCTGTTTCAGCCCAGGATCGGGCCGGAATTCGACCAGCTTGCGACGTTCGATGCCTTGTGTCTTTCGGCAATTACGCTGGCGATTCTGCCGCCAGATATCCGCACCACGCTGCTGGACTGGTTGTCAGGATATCGCGCCAACGGCGGGTTGGTGATCTTTGATTCCAACTTCCGCCCCCGCCTGTGGGAAGATGCCGCAACCGCCCGTGAGGTTATTCAGCGGGCATGGGCGATTACGGATATCGGCCTGCCATCGGTTGATGATGAGATGGCGATTTTCGGCGATGCCGATCCGGATGCCGTGCATGCAAGGCTGAATTCTTACGGATTGAAACTGGGTGCGTTGAAGCGTGGCGAGGAAGGCCCGCTCTCCCTTGGCGGGCAGCAGTACGATCAGATCTATCCACCTGCTGAAACCATCGTTGACACAACCGCCGCTGGCGACAGTTTCAATGGCGGATATCTGGCCGCATGGGCCAGTGGCGCGTCCGAGGCTGAGGTCCTGTTGGCAGGCCACATGTGCGCGCGCAAGGTGGTCGGATTGCGCGGCGCTTTTGGATGA
- the iolD gene encoding 3D-(3,5/4)-trihydroxycyclohexane-1,2-dione acylhydrolase (decyclizing), with product MSTVTLTTAQAIVRYLAAQFIEIDGEKTRVCGGGFGIFGHGNVPCLGEALWDHRDILPLYRGQNEQSMGFAAAAYAKYHLRQRFMLCTASAGPGTANLYTASALAHANRLPMLMLCGDAYQTRLPDPVLQQLEHYGNPALGLNDGFQTVTRYWDRITHPAQVVQSLPAALATMLDPADCGPAFIALPQDVQGWTYDYPVEFFAERTHRIRRQAPDQSEVAEAAALLKTAERPMIIAGGGVQYSRAVAELTAFAEGLNIPVVETIAGRANMVAGHPLNIGPIGVTGSNSANAIAERADVIVSVGSRLQDFTTGSWTAFAGDAKFISINAARHDAGKHMALPVVGDAKLGLEALGKATAMYSAPDGWTVRAQAERAKWDAYVAENVTPGNRPNSYAQAIGVVNELMGKRDRVVTAAGGLPAEVTANWRTLDIGTVDVEFGFSCMGYEIAGAWGARIAQAEKEPEADVVSLVGDGAYLLMNSDIYSSVLTQKKMIVVVLDNGGFAVINKLQNNTGQESFNNLIADCPTVPDPFAVDFESHARAIGANAETVSNPAELAEAFKRAQAADKTSVIVMQVDPYEGWTTEGHTWWEVGTPHISDKPGINAAHAEIEAARSRQRKGI from the coding sequence ATGAGCACTGTCACCCTGACCACCGCGCAGGCCATCGTCCGCTATCTGGCGGCACAGTTTATCGAGATCGACGGCGAAAAGACCCGCGTTTGCGGCGGCGGCTTCGGCATATTCGGCCATGGCAACGTGCCTTGCCTGGGTGAAGCGCTGTGGGATCACCGCGATATCCTGCCGCTTTACAGGGGCCAGAACGAACAGAGCATGGGCTTTGCGGCGGCGGCTTATGCTAAGTACCACCTGCGCCAGCGCTTCATGCTGTGCACGGCCAGCGCCGGACCGGGGACGGCGAACCTCTATACCGCCAGCGCGCTGGCCCATGCCAACCGCCTGCCGATGCTGATGCTGTGCGGTGACGCCTATCAGACCCGGCTGCCGGATCCGGTTCTGCAACAGTTGGAGCATTACGGGAACCCCGCGCTGGGTCTGAATGACGGCTTCCAGACGGTCACCCGATACTGGGATCGGATCACCCATCCCGCACAGGTGGTTCAGAGCCTTCCCGCCGCCCTTGCCACGATGCTGGACCCGGCTGATTGCGGCCCGGCGTTCATCGCGCTGCCACAGGATGTGCAGGGCTGGACCTATGACTATCCGGTGGAGTTTTTCGCCGAACGGACGCACCGGATTCGTCGTCAGGCACCTGATCAGTCCGAGGTTGCCGAGGCTGCGGCGCTGCTGAAAACGGCCGAACGTCCGATGATCATCGCCGGAGGTGGCGTTCAGTATTCGCGCGCTGTGGCCGAACTGACCGCCTTTGCCGAAGGGTTGAATATTCCCGTGGTCGAAACCATCGCCGGGCGGGCGAATATGGTGGCAGGCCATCCACTGAATATCGGGCCGATCGGCGTCACGGGGTCGAATTCCGCGAATGCGATTGCCGAACGCGCAGATGTCATCGTTTCGGTCGGAAGCCGCCTTCAGGACTTCACCACCGGGTCCTGGACAGCGTTTGCGGGGGACGCAAAGTTTATCTCGATCAATGCAGCACGCCACGATGCGGGCAAGCATATGGCGCTGCCGGTGGTCGGGGACGCGAAACTGGGGCTGGAGGCGCTGGGCAAAGCGACGGCAATGTATTCCGCGCCCGACGGCTGGACAGTGCGCGCCCAGGCCGAGCGGGCGAAATGGGACGCCTATGTCGCCGAGAACGTGACGCCCGGGAATCGCCCGAATTCCTATGCGCAGGCCATCGGCGTGGTGAATGAATTGATGGGCAAGCGTGACCGGGTGGTCACCGCCGCCGGGGGGCTGCCTGCCGAAGTCACCGCCAACTGGCGCACGCTGGATATCGGCACCGTGGACGTGGAGTTCGGCTTTTCCTGCATGGGGTACGAGATTGCCGGCGCCTGGGGCGCGCGGATTGCCCAGGCGGAGAAAGAGCCTGAGGCCGACGTCGTCTCGCTGGTCGGGGACGGGGCCTATCTGCTGATGAACTCGGACATTTATTCGTCGGTTCTGACACAGAAGAAAATGATCGTTGTCGTGCTGGACAATGGCGGATTCGCGGTGATCAACAAGCTGCAAAACAACACCGGGCAGGAAAGCTTCAACAACCTGATCGCCGATTGCCCGACGGTGCCGGACCCCTTCGCAGTGGATTTTGAAAGCCATGCACGGGCGATAGGGGCGAATGCCGAAACAGTCTCGAACCCCGCTGAACTCGCCGAGGCGTTCAAGCGCGCCCAGGCTGCCGACAAGACCAGCGTGATTGTCATGCAGGTGGACCCCTATGAGGGTTGGACAACAGAAGGTCACACCTGGTGGGAGGTTGGAACGCCCCACATCAGCGACAAGCCGGGCATCAATGCGGCACATGCCGAAATCGAAGCTGCGCGCAGCCGCCAGCGAAAAGGAATCTGA
- a CDS encoding 5-deoxyglucuronate isomerase, translating to MHIAPFDNQNKPIVDAGDTTVPLNYFNIVKLTKDQAFDYQVPGFETCIVPATGTVDVEVEGFTAKALGGRGVDVWDGEPEGVYVPSGAKARMICTSDAAEVFVAGAKYDEVLEPFAVRADQLDLVQYGSDDTKTHRKIKHILGQKQHDKVGRLLVSELFTVGQGGWSGFPSHKHDTNRLPDETRHDETYNFRFRPNHGSGVQMLQREDGKSGDAYHIVDGSTICIDNGYHPCAVLPGYEMYYFTILGGLSQRSLVQYFQPSHAYQIETIPGIKDMIAKFK from the coding sequence ATGCACATCGCCCCTTTCGACAATCAGAACAAACCCATTGTGGATGCGGGCGACACAACCGTTCCGCTGAACTATTTCAACATCGTCAAGCTGACCAAGGACCAGGCGTTCGACTATCAGGTGCCGGGGTTTGAAACCTGCATCGTGCCCGCAACCGGAACGGTCGATGTTGAGGTTGAGGGGTTCACCGCCAAAGCGCTCGGCGGGCGCGGCGTGGATGTCTGGGATGGTGAGCCCGAAGGCGTCTATGTCCCCTCGGGCGCCAAGGCGCGCATGATCTGCACGTCCGACGCTGCCGAGGTTTTCGTCGCCGGTGCGAAATACGACGAAGTTCTGGAGCCTTTCGCAGTGCGCGCGGACCAGTTGGACCTGGTGCAATACGGCAGCGACGACACCAAAACACATCGGAAAATCAAGCATATTCTGGGCCAGAAACAGCACGACAAGGTCGGGCGGCTTCTGGTGAGTGAGCTGTTCACCGTGGGTCAGGGCGGCTGGTCCGGTTTCCCCAGCCACAAGCACGACACCAACCGCCTCCCCGACGAAACCCGCCATGATGAGACCTATAACTTCCGCTTCCGCCCCAATCACGGGTCTGGCGTGCAGATGCTTCAGCGCGAGGATGGCAAATCGGGCGACGCCTATCACATTGTCGATGGCTCCACGATCTGTATCGACAACGGCTATCACCCATGTGCGGTTCTGCCGGGGTACGAAATGTATTATTTCACCATCCTTGGCGGGCTAAGCCAGCGGTCACTGGTTCAGTATTTCCAGCCAAGCCACGCCTATCAGATCGAGACTATTCCAGGCATCAAGGACATGATTGCGAAGTTCAAATGA
- a CDS encoding TIM barrel protein, whose translation MTIRIGNAPCSWGVEFANDPRNPDWRTVLKQNAEAGYKGIELGPVGFMPEDPPQVAEALAENGLTLIGGVVFRPFHEPDAWDDVLDGSVRTCEALTAHGAQHLVLIDSISPRRAPTAGRAAEAEQMDADEWAAYRDRIAHVARMGAEDYGLTVGMHAHAGGFIDFEPELERLLDEVPEEHLKICFDTGHHSYAGFDPVAFMQRHIGRISYMHFKDIDPVVKADVIEKRTGFYDACGQGIFCNLGDGDVDFPAVRQMLLDAGFEGWCTVEQDCDPLGHTSPVDDARANREYLQSIGF comes from the coding sequence ATGACAATCAGAATCGGCAATGCCCCCTGTTCCTGGGGCGTGGAATTCGCAAATGATCCACGCAATCCAGACTGGAGAACCGTGTTAAAACAGAACGCCGAGGCCGGGTACAAAGGGATCGAGCTTGGGCCTGTTGGCTTCATGCCCGAAGACCCGCCGCAAGTGGCCGAGGCGCTGGCCGAAAACGGGCTGACCCTGATTGGCGGCGTCGTGTTCCGCCCGTTCCACGAGCCGGACGCCTGGGATGACGTGCTCGACGGGTCCGTGCGCACTTGCGAGGCGCTGACCGCCCATGGCGCGCAGCATCTGGTGCTGATCGATTCGATCTCGCCACGCCGTGCGCCCACCGCCGGGCGCGCCGCCGAGGCTGAACAGATGGACGCCGATGAATGGGCCGCCTATCGCGACCGGATCGCCCATGTGGCACGCATGGGGGCCGAGGATTACGGGTTGACGGTGGGCATGCACGCCCACGCCGGCGGCTTCATCGACTTTGAGCCTGAGTTAGAGCGCCTGCTGGACGAGGTGCCAGAAGAGCATCTGAAAATCTGTTTTGACACCGGCCACCATTCTTATGCCGGGTTCGACCCCGTCGCCTTCATGCAACGCCACATCGGGCGCATCAGCTATATGCATTTCAAGGACATTGATCCTGTGGTGAAAGCCGATGTGATTGAAAAGCGCACCGGCTTTTACGACGCCTGCGGTCAGGGGATTTTCTGCAACCTGGGCGATGGCGATGTTGATTTCCCCGCCGTGCGCCAGATGCTGTTGGATGCGGGGTTCGAGGGTTGGTGCACGGTCGAGCAGGACTGCGACCCGCTTGGCCACACCTCGCCCGTCGATGACGCGCGGGCAAATCGCGAATACCTCCAGTCGATCGGATTCTGA
- a CDS encoding LacI family DNA-binding transcriptional regulator gives MAAPYQGPQQAKALGQGGRNRLTGRRTTVPCAKALIASVTNQTSSTRRPLTLRDVSEVAGVSEMTVSRVLRQRGDVSIATRDKVLEAAKRIGYVPNKIAGALASSQVNLVAVIIPSLSNMVFPEVMTGVSEVLDETPLQPVVGVTHYSPEREEKVLYEMLSWRPSGVIIAGLEHSEAARAMLKASGIPIVEIMDVDGDAVDSVVGISHRRAGREMAQEIIRRGHRRIGFLGTIMPLDHRARKRFEGFTEALAKAGLEVADKEFYSGGSALAKGREMTAAMLARSPDIDFLYYSNDMIGMGGLLHCQEAGIDVPGKIGLAGFNDLELLDGLPTRLATMDSMRIEIGRAAARIIADGAAQQRVEMSPSLHAGGTLRPA, from the coding sequence ATGGCCGCACCCTATCAGGGACCGCAGCAGGCGAAAGCCCTTGGCCAAGGCGGGCGGAACCGGCTAACAGGAAGACGAACGACTGTTCCCTGCGCAAAGGCCCTGATCGCGTCCGTGACCAACCAGACCTCCAGTACCCGCCGTCCGCTGACCCTCAGGGATGTGTCAGAAGTTGCAGGCGTCAGCGAAATGACCGTCAGCCGCGTCTTGCGCCAGCGTGGCGATGTGTCGATTGCAACGCGCGACAAGGTCCTCGAGGCGGCAAAGCGCATTGGCTATGTCCCCAACAAGATCGCCGGGGCGCTGGCCTCAAGCCAGGTCAATCTGGTCGCTGTCATCATCCCGTCACTGTCAAACATGGTCTTCCCCGAAGTGATGACCGGCGTGTCCGAGGTGCTGGACGAAACACCCCTGCAACCCGTGGTCGGCGTGACGCATTATTCGCCCGAACGGGAAGAAAAGGTGCTGTACGAAATGCTGTCGTGGCGGCCCTCTGGCGTGATCATTGCCGGGCTTGAACATTCCGAGGCCGCGCGCGCGATGCTGAAAGCCTCTGGCATTCCAATTGTCGAGATTATGGATGTCGATGGCGACGCTGTGGATTCCGTCGTCGGGATATCCCATCGCCGCGCGGGCCGCGAAATGGCGCAGGAGATCATCCGCCGCGGTCACAGGCGCATCGGCTTTCTGGGCACCATCATGCCATTGGATCACCGCGCCCGGAAACGCTTTGAAGGCTTCACCGAAGCGCTGGCCAAGGCCGGGCTGGAGGTTGCCGACAAGGAGTTTTATTCCGGCGGCTCGGCGCTGGCCAAAGGGCGCGAGATGACGGCGGCGATGCTGGCACGCTCACCCGACATCGATTTCCTGTATTATTCCAACGATATGATCGGGATGGGCGGGCTGTTGCATTGTCAGGAAGCGGGGATCGACGTTCCCGGCAAGATCGGCCTTGCCGGGTTCAACGATCTGGAACTGCTGGACGGCCTGCCGACACGGCTGGCAACCATGGATTCGATGCGGATCGAGATTGGGCGCGCAGCTGCCAGGATCATCGCCGATGGCGCAGCGCAGCAACGGGTCGAGATGTCGCCGTCGCTGCATGCGGGCGGAACGCTCAGACCGGCGTAA
- a CDS encoding class II fructose-bisphosphate aldolase, producing the protein MTLATLAEVLQPALKGNYAVGGLVTLGWEDMRAYVAAAEAADCPVILQAGPSCREHTPLPILGKMFRHLAESASVPVVAHLDHGYTFEDCQQALDSGFTSLMFDGSRKPLLQNIDETAKVAELAHRGGISCEGEIGFVGYSGGEGSAGTDPDEAAQFARESGVDAMAISVGNVHLQQDKEGGLDEARIAAIQAVTDVPLVIHGGSGVPVEQRVRLARETAICKFNIGTELRMAFGAALRKAVGADPDRFDRVSILKETHDPVVEAACRVISAFGPA; encoded by the coding sequence ATGACGCTTGCGACCCTCGCCGAGGTTCTGCAGCCCGCGTTGAAAGGCAACTATGCCGTTGGCGGGCTGGTCACCCTTGGTTGGGAGGATATGCGCGCCTATGTGGCAGCGGCCGAGGCTGCGGATTGCCCCGTCATCCTGCAGGCCGGGCCGTCCTGTCGCGAACATACGCCGCTGCCGATACTGGGCAAGATGTTCCGGCATCTGGCCGAAAGCGCCAGCGTCCCCGTCGTTGCCCATCTGGATCATGGTTATACGTTCGAGGATTGCCAGCAGGCACTCGACAGCGGGTTCACTTCCCTAATGTTCGACGGATCGCGCAAACCACTGCTGCAAAACATTGATGAGACCGCGAAGGTCGCCGAACTGGCGCATCGGGGCGGGATTTCCTGCGAGGGTGAGATTGGATTCGTCGGCTATTCCGGCGGTGAAGGCTCGGCCGGGACCGACCCGGACGAGGCGGCGCAGTTTGCCCGCGAATCCGGCGTCGATGCGATGGCGATCTCGGTCGGGAACGTGCATCTGCAACAGGACAAGGAAGGTGGCCTGGATGAGGCGCGGATTGCTGCGATTCAGGCGGTCACGGATGTGCCGCTGGTGATCCACGGCGGCTCGGGCGTGCCGGTGGAACAGCGGGTGCGACTGGCGCGCGAAACCGCGATCTGCAAGTTCAATATCGGGACCGAACTGCGGATGGCCTTTGGCGCGGCACTGCGCAAAGCGGTGGGCGCTGACCCGGATCGGTTTGATCGCGTGTCGATCCTGAAGGAAACCCATGATCCGGTTGTGGAGGCGGCATGCCGCGTCATATCGGCGTTTGGCCCGGCCTGA
- the iolC gene encoding 5-dehydro-2-deoxygluconokinase: protein MSDLLAGIARNDFLVIGRAGMDFSPHPAGTRTEDATEFVAGLGGSSANIAAGICKFGGKAALVTCVSDDSIGRYCVNQLQHYGVDAAHVRAVGGEYRNSLAVYESRVEDHQTVIYRNGAADFQMSEADVEAVDYARFGALITAGTVFAAEPSRSATFRAFELAKAAGVPIIFDVDYRPYSWPSAQVAADVLSRAGALSDMIVGNDEEFGFMAGDISEGLAKARELAGTTASIVIYKMGEKGAITFADNAEIRTGIYPATALKPTGAGDSFMAGLMAGLAAGFPLREAILRGSACASIVVAKPGCAPAMPNTEQLEDFLAAHPGPTEA, encoded by the coding sequence GTGAGCGATCTGTTAGCGGGAATCGCCCGCAACGACTTTCTGGTGATTGGACGCGCGGGAATGGATTTCTCGCCACATCCGGCTGGCACCAGGACCGAAGATGCGACCGAATTTGTCGCGGGCCTTGGCGGGTCGTCGGCCAATATCGCCGCAGGAATTTGCAAGTTCGGCGGCAAGGCGGCTCTGGTGACCTGTGTATCGGACGATTCCATCGGGCGGTATTGCGTCAATCAGTTGCAGCACTATGGCGTTGATGCCGCGCATGTGCGCGCCGTTGGCGGGGAATACCGCAATTCGCTCGCCGTTTATGAAAGCCGGGTCGAGGACCACCAGACTGTGATCTATCGCAACGGCGCGGCAGATTTTCAGATGTCCGAAGCGGATGTGGAAGCGGTGGATTACGCGCGCTTTGGCGCGTTAATCACGGCCGGCACGGTATTCGCTGCCGAACCGTCGCGCAGCGCCACGTTCCGCGCGTTTGAATTGGCGAAAGCCGCAGGCGTGCCGATCATTTTTGATGTCGATTATCGACCCTATTCCTGGCCATCTGCACAGGTTGCCGCAGATGTCCTGTCCCGCGCCGGGGCTTTGTCGGACATGATCGTCGGCAATGACGAAGAATTTGGTTTCATGGCCGGGGATATCTCAGAAGGTCTGGCCAAGGCGCGTGAACTGGCGGGTACGACGGCCAGCATCGTGATCTATAAAATGGGTGAAAAAGGCGCGATCACCTTCGCGGATAATGCAGAGATTCGCACCGGGATTTATCCGGCCACGGCCCTTAAACCCACCGGTGCAGGCGACAGTTTCATGGCCGGGCTGATGGCCGGTCTTGCCGCTGGGTTCCCGCTGCGCGAGGCGATTCTGCGCGGTTCGGCCTGTGCATCCATCGTCGTGGCGAAACCGGGTTGCGCGCCCGCGATGCCAAATACGGAACAATTGGAAGACTTCCTGGCCGCTCATCCCGGCCCAACCGAGGCTTAG